A single window of Magnetococcus marinus MC-1 DNA harbors:
- the polA gene encoding DNA polymerase I — MTTQRLFLIDGSGYLYRAFFGVRNLTRRDGFPTNAIFGFIKMLRKVIEDEKPDFVTIAFDTKAPTFRHTMDAQYKANRKPMPDELRVQIPVIHDVIDAFNIPRIALEGYEADDIIGTFARLGCAAGVEVVVVSGDKDLMQLITPQVKMFDGSKDKWYGPEDVVESWGVAAERIPDLLGLAGDTSDNIPGVGGIGPKTAAQLIAEFGSLEGVLHGAERIKQPKRRTALLEQADTARRSLQLATINREVPLPFDLQGARMQRPNWARLREIYQDMSFATLAREAEKQLQALGSEAAPSIQIETQPESLPNQPNYQVITSEAAFQAFMEQLKGLPRFAVDTETTDLHPHSAELVGISIAWQPMVAYYIPVGHALDAAPEGQLPRADVLAALKPLLESPEIGKTGQNIKYDYQIFKRYHITMQGIERDSMLYSYLLYGANRAHNLDAIATEELGRTTIKFEDVAGKGRKRIRFDQVPLHLAAPYACEDAEVTWQAAASMAPNLDREPGLKRLYETIERPLIPVLAEMEYAGVLVDRDVLSTMSADFSKRRARLVEEIHELAGEVFNVNSTQQLGHILFEKMGIKGGKRTKSGFSTDVSVLSKLADDGEKIPQQVLAYRSLTKLQSTYTDALVALIHPYTGRVHTSYNQAVTLTGRLSSSDPNLQNIPIRTEEGRAIRTAFIAPAGWSLLAADYSQIELRVLAHMGNVSRLKEAFHAGLDIHAATAAELFGVPLAQVTGEHRRMAKTINFGLVYGMSPFGLAKRLGIQNNEARAYMDLYFARYDGVRQHMDATIRDARAHGFVETLGGRRCPIRDINATQRSLREFAERTAINAPLQGSASDLIKLAMIRLHGALQAGGFKARMVLQVHDELVLEVPDKELAAVKEVVRSCMEGVMTLSIPLVVDMGVGQNWGEAH, encoded by the coding sequence ATGACTACCCAACGTCTGTTTTTGATTGATGGCTCTGGCTACCTCTATCGTGCCTTTTTTGGGGTGCGTAATCTCACCCGGCGGGATGGTTTTCCTACCAATGCCATCTTTGGGTTTATCAAGATGTTGCGTAAGGTGATTGAGGATGAGAAACCCGATTTTGTGACCATCGCCTTTGATACCAAGGCCCCCACCTTTCGCCATACCATGGATGCGCAATACAAAGCCAACCGCAAACCCATGCCCGATGAGTTGCGGGTGCAGATTCCCGTGATCCACGATGTGATTGATGCCTTTAACATTCCCCGTATCGCCTTGGAAGGGTATGAGGCCGACGATATTATCGGCACCTTTGCCCGTTTGGGTTGCGCGGCTGGGGTGGAGGTGGTGGTGGTCTCTGGGGACAAAGATTTGATGCAGCTCATCACCCCCCAAGTCAAAATGTTTGATGGCAGCAAAGATAAATGGTATGGCCCCGAGGATGTGGTGGAGAGTTGGGGGGTTGCCGCGGAGCGGATTCCCGACCTGTTGGGATTGGCGGGGGATACCTCGGATAATATCCCAGGGGTTGGTGGCATTGGTCCCAAGACCGCCGCTCAGTTAATCGCCGAATTTGGCAGTTTAGAGGGGGTACTGCATGGGGCCGAGCGCATCAAACAGCCTAAGCGACGCACCGCCCTGTTGGAACAAGCCGATACCGCCCGGCGCAGTTTGCAACTGGCCACCATTAATCGAGAAGTGCCGCTGCCCTTTGATCTGCAAGGGGCACGCATGCAGCGCCCCAACTGGGCGAGGTTGCGGGAGATCTATCAGGATATGAGCTTCGCCACCCTGGCGCGGGAGGCGGAAAAACAGCTGCAAGCGCTGGGCAGCGAGGCCGCTCCCTCTATCCAGATAGAGACTCAACCAGAGAGCCTGCCCAACCAGCCCAACTATCAGGTGATTACCAGCGAGGCGGCGTTTCAGGCATTCATGGAGCAGCTTAAGGGCCTGCCCCGTTTTGCGGTGGATACCGAAACCACCGACCTGCACCCCCACAGCGCTGAGCTGGTGGGGATCTCCATCGCGTGGCAGCCGATGGTGGCCTATTATATTCCCGTGGGTCATGCCCTGGATGCCGCCCCCGAGGGGCAGTTGCCCCGTGCTGATGTGTTGGCCGCCCTCAAGCCCCTGTTGGAGAGCCCCGAGATTGGCAAAACCGGCCAAAATATTAAATATGATTATCAAATCTTCAAGCGCTACCACATCACCATGCAGGGGATCGAGCGGGATAGCATGCTCTACAGCTATCTGCTGTATGGGGCCAACCGGGCACACAATCTGGACGCCATCGCCACCGAGGAGCTGGGACGCACCACCATCAAGTTTGAGGATGTGGCGGGCAAGGGGCGCAAGCGTATCCGTTTTGACCAAGTTCCCCTGCATCTGGCCGCCCCCTATGCCTGCGAAGATGCCGAGGTAACGTGGCAAGCGGCGGCGTCGATGGCGCCCAATCTTGATCGAGAGCCGGGCCTCAAGCGGCTCTACGAAACCATTGAGCGCCCCTTGATCCCCGTATTGGCGGAGATGGAGTATGCCGGGGTGTTGGTGGACCGGGATGTGCTTTCCACCATGTCCGCAGACTTTTCCAAGCGCCGGGCGCGTTTGGTGGAGGAGATTCACGAATTGGCGGGGGAGGTTTTTAATGTCAACTCCACCCAGCAGTTGGGGCATATTTTGTTTGAGAAGATGGGGATTAAGGGGGGCAAGCGTACCAAAAGCGGTTTTTCTACCGATGTCTCAGTGTTGAGCAAGCTGGCCGATGATGGGGAGAAAATTCCCCAACAGGTGTTGGCTTACCGCAGTTTGACCAAGTTGCAATCCACCTATACCGATGCCTTGGTGGCGCTTATCCATCCCTACACGGGTCGGGTGCATACCAGTTATAATCAAGCGGTTACTTTGACGGGGCGGCTCTCTTCATCGGACCCAAACCTACAGAATATCCCCATCCGCACCGAAGAGGGACGGGCCATTCGCACCGCCTTTATTGCCCCCGCAGGGTGGTCGCTGTTGGCGGCGGATTATAGCCAGATTGAGCTACGGGTATTGGCCCATATGGGCAATGTGTCCCGTTTGAAAGAGGCCTTTCATGCTGGGTTGGATATTCACGCCGCCACCGCCGCCGAGCTGTTTGGGGTGCCGTTGGCGCAGGTGACGGGGGAGCATCGGCGCATGGCGAAGACCATCAATTTTGGTCTGGTGTATGGCATGAGCCCGTTTGGTTTGGCCAAGCGCTTGGGCATTCAAAACAATGAGGCGCGGGCCTATATGGATCTCTATTTTGCCCGCTATGATGGGGTGCGTCAGCATATGGACGCCACCATTCGCGATGCCCGCGCACACGGTTTTGTGGAGACCTTGGGGGGGCGGCGCTGCCCCATCCGCGACATTAATGCCACCCAGCGCAGCTTGCGGGAGTTTGCCGAGCGCACCGCCATTAATGCACCATTACAGGGCAGCGCATCGGATTTGATCAAACTGGCGATGATCCGACTGCATGGGGCCTTGCAAGCTGGCGGCTTTAAAGCGCGTATGGTGTTGCAGGTGCATGATGAACTGGTGTTGGAGGTGCCCGATAAAGAGCTGGCCGCTGTTAAAGAGGTGGTGCGTAGCTGCATGGAGGGGGTGATGACGTTGAGCATTCCCTTGGTGGTGGATATGGGGGTGGGCCAAAATTGGGGCGAGGCCCACTAA
- a CDS encoding MFS transporter gives MNRQTYWVLAAYYGAFFAALGIMLPYWPLYLKEIGLGAEQIGILVALIHGMRVIGSPIWGHWADQGSRKTIIIITSLATLAIFSLYYFGTSFWYLVVVTLLYSFVHSAPLALVDATAMEQATKYRGQYGRIRVWGSIGFIAAAQLVGLLLDWQPVTLILPIITLLILFDVLLALLMPHEERHTNPDAKPVRIWSALTDPRLAWFYLAALLMQFSHSGYYGFFSLHMQASGYSRGEIGSFWSIGVLAEVLLLTWSKPFLKIGVSKLLIISLVLTSLRWSVYVSTTHWLIIGLVQTLHAFSFGAFHVASVKRLHDLAPPGRRASTQSWYSALSFGIGGGLGMACSGYLYQHVGAQGLFAVMAATAALGVFACYRAVLLYHRDPADVV, from the coding sequence ATGAACCGACAGACCTATTGGGTCCTTGCTGCCTACTACGGGGCCTTTTTTGCCGCCCTGGGCATTATGCTGCCCTATTGGCCCCTCTATTTGAAAGAGATCGGCCTGGGGGCGGAACAGATCGGCATTCTGGTGGCCCTTATCCACGGCATGCGGGTTATCGGCTCGCCCATCTGGGGGCATTGGGCCGACCAAGGCAGCCGCAAAACCATCATTATCATCACCTCGCTGGCCACCCTCGCCATTTTTAGCCTCTACTATTTTGGTACCAGCTTTTGGTATCTGGTGGTGGTCACGCTGCTCTACAGCTTTGTGCACTCCGCCCCCTTGGCACTGGTGGATGCCACCGCCATGGAACAGGCGACCAAATATCGGGGCCAATATGGTCGCATCCGCGTGTGGGGCTCCATCGGTTTTATTGCCGCCGCCCAACTGGTGGGGCTGCTGCTGGACTGGCAGCCCGTTACCCTCATCCTACCCATCATCACCCTGTTGATTCTCTTCGATGTGCTGCTGGCCCTGCTCATGCCCCACGAGGAGCGCCACACCAACCCCGATGCCAAACCGGTACGCATCTGGAGCGCCCTGACCGACCCCCGCTTGGCGTGGTTCTATCTGGCTGCGCTGTTGATGCAGTTCTCCCACAGCGGCTACTATGGTTTTTTCTCCCTGCATATGCAGGCCAGTGGCTATAGCCGGGGCGAAATTGGCAGCTTTTGGTCCATCGGCGTGCTGGCCGAGGTGCTGCTGCTTACTTGGTCCAAACCCTTTTTAAAGATAGGCGTTTCCAAGCTCTTAATCATCTCCCTGGTACTGACCTCGCTGCGCTGGAGTGTCTATGTCAGCACCACCCATTGGCTCATCATTGGCCTGGTACAGACCCTACACGCCTTCTCGTTTGGCGCCTTTCATGTGGCCTCGGTCAAACGGCTGCATGATCTGGCCCCCCCCGGACGCCGCGCCAGCACCCAATCTTGGTATTCGGCCCTCTCCTTTGGGATCGGTGGCGGCTTGGGCATGGCCTGTTCGGGCTATCTTTATCAACATGTGGGCGCCCAAGGTCTGTTTGCGGTGATGGCGGCCACCGCCGCATTGGGGGTCTTTGCCTGCTATCGGGCGGTGCTTCTCTACCACAGAGACCCTGCGGATGTGGTATAA